Proteins encoded by one window of bacterium:
- a CDS encoding CPBP family intramembrane metalloprotease, with protein sequence MVDRHRSGREALLLLLVPPAVVVAALAGLHSVWAVFLAYHFGICLLWPLIDSVLLRRRSWRDHAREVGWTGGRAGAGLLAGLVVGVVMAAGSWFGFKVLEGVLLVDQRVLDGLAGWGVDRSHSGAMLAVMLLLNGPAEESYWRGYVQTRLAGWRPRPAAIAAAALAYASYHGVTLLVLLGSWSAALPALLAVFAAGCFWGWLRERLGNVWPAMLGHAGATVGYMIVYWGRFARP encoded by the coding sequence ATGGTCGATCGACACCGTAGCGGGCGCGAGGCGCTCCTCTTGCTGCTGGTCCCGCCCGCCGTCGTGGTCGCCGCTCTGGCGGGCCTGCACAGCGTGTGGGCCGTCTTCCTGGCCTACCACTTCGGGATCTGCCTGCTCTGGCCGCTGATCGACAGCGTGCTGCTGCGGCGCCGCTCCTGGCGCGACCACGCGAGGGAAGTGGGGTGGACCGGAGGACGGGCCGGGGCCGGCCTGCTCGCCGGCCTCGTGGTCGGCGTCGTGATGGCGGCGGGATCCTGGTTCGGCTTCAAGGTTCTGGAAGGGGTCCTGCTGGTGGACCAGCGCGTCCTGGACGGGCTGGCGGGCTGGGGCGTCGACCGGTCGCACAGCGGTGCCATGCTCGCCGTGATGCTGCTGCTCAACGGCCCGGCGGAAGAGTCGTACTGGCGCGGGTACGTCCAGACGCGGCTGGCGGGCTGGCGCCCGCGGCCGGCGGCGATCGCGGCCGCGGCGCTGGCGTACGCGTCCTACCACGGCGTGACGCTGCTGGTGCTGCTGGGCTCGTGGTCCGCGGCGCTGCCGGCGCTGCTGGCCGTGTTCGCCGCCGGCTGCTTCTGGGGTTGGCTGCGCGAGCGCCTCGGCAACGTCTGGCCGGCGATGCTGGGCCACGCCGGCGCGACGGTCGGGTACATGATCGTGTACTGGGGCCGCTTCGC